A single genomic interval of candidate division KSB1 bacterium harbors:
- a CDS encoding protein kinase yields MGIVYKAFDPLMEREVAIKVLAEQLFDQPEIRERFYREARSAGKLSHENITIVHDLGEIEGKPYIVMEYLPGSDLKQIKTKRKT; encoded by the coding sequence ATGGGTATTGTCTATAAAGCATTTGATCCGTTGATGGAACGAGAAGTGGCGATTAAAGTCTTAGCGGAGCAGCTTTTTGACCAGCCAGAAATTAGAGAACGATTTTACCGTGAAGCCCGCTCGGCCGGTAAACTTTCCCACGAAAATATTACCATCGTTCACGACCTGGGAGAAATCGAAGGTAAACCGTACATCGTTATGGAATACCTGCCGGGTAGCGATCTCAAACAAATCAAAACAAAACGAAAAACTTAG
- a CDS encoding DUF3662 domain-containing protein, producing the protein MAFKEKLKGAWRRVSNLDDETQSIRRKVDDRIPYKVISKKLKEIMEQNVDVVGRRILIPNFYTIYFNESDRNMRLEVEDVMCSELKEELFHEMRKINPEQSKGDVVISVNTDPAIEKGQFKVVHRMKKPSPEEERASLDKTASEIMTPPDENDLQQTIVEAPDFSAADEQQTIVQMPESSVLYKLLIHTDDGTNEQLVTKEMVTIGRSSQDDVVLESSDFSISRAHATLEMRDEMYYLTPAGINGTFVNGEELELKKEVQVFPEDEIKIMNYKLTIKAG; encoded by the coding sequence ATGGCTTTTAAAGAAAAACTGAAGGGCGCCTGGAGACGGGTCTCCAATCTCGACGATGAAACCCAATCCATAAGAAGAAAAGTAGATGACAGGATTCCTTACAAAGTGATCTCAAAGAAACTGAAAGAAATTATGGAGCAAAATGTAGATGTGGTCGGAAGAAGAATTCTTATTCCCAATTTTTACACTATCTACTTCAATGAATCGGATAGAAACATGAGATTGGAAGTTGAAGACGTCATGTGCAGTGAGCTGAAAGAAGAGCTCTTTCATGAAATGCGCAAAATCAATCCTGAGCAAAGCAAAGGTGACGTGGTGATCTCGGTTAACACTGACCCCGCCATTGAAAAAGGCCAATTTAAAGTCGTTCACAGAATGAAAAAACCCTCGCCGGAGGAAGAGCGAGCGAGTCTGGATAAGACCGCTTCCGAGATAATGACTCCACCGGATGAGAATGATCTTCAACAAACAATCGTCGAAGCACCCGATTTTAGTGCAGCAGATGAACAGCAAACCATCGTACAAATGCCGGAAAGCTCGGTTTTGTACAAGCTGCTCATCCATACGGACGATGGCACAAACGAACAACTTGTGACCAAAGAAATGGTAACCATCGGTCGCAGCAGCCAGGACGATGTCGTTCTGGAATCTTCCGACTTTTCTATTTCCAGAGCACATGCTACCCTTGAGATGAGAGATGAAATGTATTACTTAACGCCGGCAGGGATCAATGGTACTTTTGTAAATGGCGAAGAATTGGAGCTCAAAAAAGAAGTTCAGGTATTTCCGGAAGATGAAATAAAAATCATGAACTACAAACTGACAATTAAAGCCGGGTAA
- a CDS encoding FHA domain-containing protein — translation MGLIAAIDSAIKKIIFSIFWWLMDPLEPERLFSQLTDQLERNLDPNNPERLLAPDNFDVIVNNKVFIKHAHSIAKLETNMQDRLQRYVADRDYALSQPLIKLQIISSATLSKNKIEIHVRFSSEEEDFQPADDGKYELKIIKGQGQGTSWKIKPGKTYTIGRVPTAEICLPYDNISKKQATLYFMPDSKITIVDEGSANGTFINNDENPIKGSLELKIGDQIKFCKTNPVVMTLSEK, via the coding sequence ATGGGCCTTATAGCAGCCATAGATAGCGCTATTAAAAAAATAATTTTTTCCATTTTTTGGTGGTTAATGGACCCGCTGGAACCGGAACGGCTTTTTAGCCAATTGACCGATCAACTGGAAAGGAATCTTGACCCAAATAACCCTGAAAGACTTCTGGCCCCTGATAACTTTGACGTCATAGTCAATAACAAAGTCTTTATTAAGCATGCCCATTCAATTGCAAAGCTTGAAACCAACATGCAAGACAGATTGCAAAGGTATGTGGCAGACCGGGACTACGCACTTTCACAACCGCTGATAAAGCTGCAAATTATTTCTTCAGCAACCTTGTCCAAGAATAAGATTGAAATCCATGTCCGATTCTCAAGTGAGGAGGAGGACTTTCAGCCGGCCGATGATGGAAAATATGAGCTCAAAATCATCAAAGGTCAGGGACAGGGGACGTCGTGGAAAATCAAACCGGGAAAAACGTATACTATTGGCCGGGTTCCTACTGCTGAGATTTGCCTGCCGTACGATAACATCTCAAAAAAGCAAGCGACGCTTTATTTTATGCCGGATTCTAAAATCACCATAGTTGATGAAGGCAGCGCCAACGGCACATTCATTAATAATGATGAAAATCCTATAAAAGGCAGTCTGGAATTAAAAATTGGGGACCAGATCAAGTTTTGCAAAACCAACCCCGTGGTCATGACCCTCTCTGAGAAATAA